One genomic segment of Stigmatopora argus isolate UIUO_Sarg chromosome 3, RoL_Sarg_1.0, whole genome shotgun sequence includes these proteins:
- the LOC144071546 gene encoding pleckstrin homology domain-containing family A member 7-like isoform X4, with the protein MGSCCSRKPTYEAGVQLVPVKRHVIFNIPAEGVTNLDRLEHAARNLPFQSSHNHRSTTFCHPVTGQISPENVDFMLQEQLPCSRMMSQPGIEQLSSTTVSDISTVTTSSTVEAAYTSKGSRSGGSRVHSFGKREQAIKRNPNVPVVVRGWLYKQDSSGMRLWKRKWFVLADFCLFYYKDSREEAVLGSIPLPSYVISPVGPEDHISRKYAFKAGHTGMRSYIYKHSSVIGSQAEHTGMRTYYFSADTQEDMNTWLRAMNQAANISAPIHSGSRPVEQSNHFNVIHRQTLTHTNHVNNHKAPEPQRPVTHEVMLEHIDQDLDDRCSFHKASPLTVEMDTQGSLPTNPPSSAPPPPENTSSSASESRVPVRVLSRSASMLPQGATSRNGLVEMPSPILEPNGIAAGTYQRVPEAHQQMRRRSTLEQVEQWVKVQKAEQKGPPSRDNTLPRRTPPSQPKFSTLDAQKTLPKTPCHSPPLARLGEYKYAQDRLSHFRLTPELGGSGSNTALQLYEWQQRQQYRLGSPTAPVYTPAPEYPFGARPPSAVPPSTKHKGPPRCVSVPPSVADIPPPGPPPGTIKTLSPARRPHTPIDRVTVRPLADASRVDSPFALSPRRTKSQLLKASTIERRSLPPSNYITHTVSAPSLHGKTPDELTLLLIQLRRQQAKMAATRQHTLAQLERYGLSGASPFLAAGCSPTLTQLSLLGNTQVDDTYKQLKQDLEYLDLKVAGSQALKELGKPVKVAESDVDVKLSRLCEQDKILKDLEVRISSLKQDKDKLESVLDVSHQQIEMFQEQPAHVNKIAYQQRLLQEDLVSIRAQISRLSTEMTQAWVDYSWLESSVEQLRAALQAHMNQSATPQQEKTEIKRELWRIEDVMAGLGASKANYKVTVESVQNPERKLVPCVSEPSVPSSSADVQPLPRTIVPNVFSQTLPHNFVPKWAEDAAPPRPPLPRLYDYEETPPAVPPLPKEASAVIRHTSVRGLKRQSDERKRDREGGHYVLNGDSKSDLRSFLSEPELPAITHQNTDMDYYYADHKSLSGASWLMANQSDTLSSFVTLRRCPGTTVDRERPRSALDCLSSEYLGGMAPTQRAGRMSAEEQLERMKRHQRALVRDRKRNLSQGERSGAPPPAPVLDWREERPRAEGQSDEGCKEREGPWVTAKATLIREADVEPLDYDYDIRRELCKPQKVSIPERYVETDPEEPLSPEEEEERSRRTERIRKLLSKSNVQNLQSASVDFSELDSVLQQQEKIMNVSRALASQASKKSKLVAAAAAAGQ; encoded by the exons TCATAACCACAGGAGCACCACCTTCTGTCATCCCGTGACCGGGCAGATTTCTCCAGAGAACGTGGATTTTATGCTGCAGGAACA GCTGCCGTGTTCTCGCATGATGTCCCAACCTGGCATCGAACAGCTCTCCAGCACCACCGTCAGTGACATCTCCACTGTCACCACCTCCTCCACCGTCGAAGCCGCCTACACTTCCAAG GGTTCTCGCTCCGGCGGAAGCAGGGTGCACAGTTTCGGCAAGCGAGAGCAAGCCATTAAGAGGAACCCAAATGTTCCTGTTGTGGTCCGAGGATGGCTCTATAAACAG GACAGCTCCGGGATGCGTCTTTGGAAGAGGAAGTGGTTCGTTTTGGCTGATTTTTGCCTCTTCTACTATAAAG ACAGCAGAGAGGAGGCGGTCCTCGGCAGCATTCCGCTTCCCAGCTATGTCATTTCACCCGTGGGACCAGAGGACCATATCAGCCGCAAGTATGCCTTCAAG GCCGGCCACACGGGCATGCGCTCGTACATTTACAAACACAGCTCTGTGATTGGCTCTCAGGCGGAGCACACGGGCATGCGGACATACTACTTCAGCGCCGACACGCAGGAAGACATGAACACGTGGCTGAGGGCCATGAACCAGGCCGCCAACATCAGCGCCCCAATCCACTCTGGTAGCAG ACCAGTGGAACAGTCCAATCACTTCAACGTGATCCATCGTCAGACCCTCACACACACCAACCACGTCAACAACCACAAGGCACCAGAACCCCAAAGACCTGTGACGCATGAGGTTATGCTTGAGCACATCGATCAGGACCTGGACGACCGCTGCAGCTTCCACAAAGCCTCCCCTCTCACCGTGGAGATGGACACCCAAGGTTCCCTTCCCACCAACCCCCCATCCTCTGCCCCCCCACCGCCGGAAAACACGTCCTCGTCAGCATCAGAGTCCAGGGTGCCGGTTCGAGTGCTCTCGCGGTCTGCCTCCATGCTGCCCCAGGGTGCCACCTCCAGGAATGGCCTGGTTGAGATGCCTAGCCCGATTTTGGAGCCCAATGGGATCGCTGCGGGGACTTACCAGAGGGTCCCGGAAGCTCACCAGCAAATGAGGAGGAGAAGTACTCTGGAACAGGTGGAGCAGTGGGTCAAGGTGCAGAAAGCTGAGCAGAAAGG TCCACCGTCCCGAGACAACACTCTCCCTCGTCGAACGCCACCGTCCCAACCCAAGTTTAGCACCCTGGATGCACAGAAGACCCTGCCAAAGACCCCCTGCCACAGTCCTCCTCTGGCACGCCTGGGCGAGTACAAGTACGCCCAGGACCGCCTGAGCCACTTCCGCCTCACCCCTGAGCTGGGCGGTTCGGGTTCCAACACCGCTTTGCAACTGTACGAGTGGCAGCAGCGCCAACAGTACCGCCTCGGTAGCCCCACGGCGCCCGTCTACACGCCCGCACCGGAATACCCTTTTGGTGCCAGGCCGCCATCTGCTGTTCCTCCGTCCACCAAACACAAAGGACCGCCACGCTGCGTGTCTGTACCACCTTCTGTCGCAGATATCCCCCCTCCGGGGCCTCCACCGGGCACCATCAAGACCTTGTCGCCCGCTCGCCGCCCGCACACGCCGATTGACCGTGTGACAGTAAGACCGCTGGCTGATGCGTCAAGGGTGGACTCCCCGTTTGCCCTTTCGCCTCGCAGGACCAAGTCGCAGTTGCTCAAG GCGTCCACCATCGAGAGGCGCTCTCTGCCTCCATCCAACTACATCACCCACACGGTCAGTGCACCCAGCCTCCACGGCAAAACG CCCGATGAGCTCACCCTGCTCCTCATTCAGCTGCGCCGCCAACAGGCCAAGATGGCGGCAACCCGCCAGCACACACTAGCGCAGCTTGAGCGCTATGGGTTGTCAGGCGCCAGCCCGTTCCTCGCCGCCGGCTGCTCACCTACTCTAACCCAGCTCAGTCTGTTGGGCAACACTCAG GTGGATGACACGTACAAGCAGCTGAAGCAGGACCTGGAGTATCTGGACTTAAAG GTAGCTGGAAGTCAAGCATTAAAGGAGTTGGGGAAGCCCGTCAAGGTTGCAGAGAGTGATGTAGAT GTAAAACTGAGTCGTTTGTGTGAGCAAGACAAAATTTTGAAGGACTTGGAAGTGCGGATCAGCTCACTGAAGCAGGATAag GATAAGCTGGAGAGCGTGCTGGACGTGTCGCACCAACAGATTGAGATGTTCCAGGAGCAGCCGGCCCATGTGAACAAGATTGCGTACCAGCAGAGACTCTTGCAGGAAGACTTGGTCTCCATCAGGGCCCAGATTTCACGACTATCAACG GAAATGACACAAGCCTGGGTGGATTATAGTTGGCTGGAGAGTTCAGTGGAACAGCTGAGGGCAGCGCTCCAGGCCCACATGAACCAAAGTGCCACCCCGCAG CAAGAAAAGACGGAGATAAAGCGAGAGTTATGGAGGATCGAAGACGTGATGGCCGGACTTGGTGCCAGCAAAGCCAACTACAAAGTCACCGTCGAATCTGTGCAGAACCCAG AGAGGAAGTTAGTGCCTTGTGTGTCAGAGCCCAGCGTGCCTTCTTCCAGCGCCGACGTCCAGCCACTTCCTCGTACCATCGTCCCAAACGTTTTCTCACAAACGTTGCCTCACAACTTTGTGCCAAAGTGG GCAGAGGACGCCGCGCCGCCCCGACCTCCGCTCCCTCGCCTGTACGACTACGAGGAGACGCCACCTGCCGTGCCCCCGTTGCCCAAGGAAGCATCGGCGGTCATCCGCCACACGTCAGTGCGAGGCCTCAAGCGGCAGTCCGATGAGAGGAAGCGAGACCGAGAGGGCGGACACTATGTTCTCAATGGGGACTCTAAG AGTGATTTACGTTCGTTCCTGAGTGAACCCGAGCTGCCGGCCATCACTCACCAAAACACCGACATGGACTACTACTATGCCGACCATAAAA GTCTGTCGGGCGCGTCATGGCTGATGGCGAACCAGTCGGACACCCTGTCGTCCTTTGTAACATTGCGGAGATGCCCTGGCACCACTGTGGACAGG GAGCGACCCAGGAGTGCCCTGGATTGTTTGTCCTCCGAGTACCTGGGGGGCATGGCGCCTACCCAGCGTGCCGGTCGGATGAGCGCCGAGGAGCAGTTAGAGAGGATGAAGCGCCACCAGAGGGCGCTGGTGCGGGATCGCAAACGGAATCTCAGCCAGGGCGAGCGGTCCGGCGCTCCGCCACCTGCCCCC GTGCTTGATTGGCGGGAAGAGCGTCCCAGGGCCGAAGGTCAAAGCGATGAAGGGTGCAAAGAGAGAGAAGGTCCGTGGGTGACGGCCAAAGCCACTCTGATCCGAGAAGCGGACGTGGAGCCTCTAGACTACGACTATGACATCAGAAGAGAG CTCTGCAAGCCGCAGAAGGTTTCCATCCCGGAGCGTTACGTGGAGACGGATCCGGAGGAGCCGCTGAGCcccgaagaagaagaggagcgaAGTCGGCGCACGGAACGGATCAGGAAACTTCTCAGCAAGTCCAA TGTTCAGAATTTGCAGTCGGCATCCGTGGACTTTAGTGAGCTTGATTCAGTTCTCCAACAGCAGGAGAAGATCATGAACGTGTCGCGGGCCCTCGCTTCACAGGCATCAAAGAAGAGCAAACTGGTAGCAG CTGCAGCTGCTGCTGGCCAGTGA
- the LOC144071546 gene encoding pleckstrin homology domain-containing family A member 7-like isoform X9 → MAAPLGQDCLPENWTYGVCGDGRVFFIDDHTRETTWLHPRSAEPVNSGHMIRSDLPKGWEEGFTDEGASYFIDHNHRSTTFCHPVTGQISPENVDFMLQEQLPCSRMMSQPGIEQLSSTTVSDISTVTTSSTVEAAYTSKGSRSGGSRVHSFGKREQAIKRNPNVPVVVRGWLYKQDSSGMRLWKRKWFVLADFCLFYYKDSREEAVLGSIPLPSYVISPVGPEDHISRKYAFKAEHTGMRTYYFSADTQEDMNTWLRAMNQAANISAPIHSGSRPVEQSNHFNVIHRQTLTHTNHVNNHKAPEPQRPVTHEVMLEHIDQDLDDRCSFHKASPLTVEMDTQGSLPTNPPSSAPPPPENTSSSASESRVPVRVLSRSASMLPQGATSRNGLVEMPSPILEPNGIAAGTYQRVPEAHQQMRRRSTLEQVEQWVKVQKAEQKGPPSRDNTLPRRTPPSQPKFSTLDAQKTLPKTPCHSPPLARLGEYKYAQDRLSHFRLTPELGGSGSNTALQLYEWQQRQQYRLGSPTAPVYTPAPEYPFGARPPSAVPPSTKHKGPPRCVSVPPSVADIPPPGPPPGTIKTLSPARRPHTPIDRVTVRPLADASRVDSPFALSPRRTKSQLLKASTIERRSLPPSNYITHTVSAPSLHGKTVDDTYKQLKQDLEYLDLKVAGSQALKELGKPVKVAESDVDVKLSRLCEQDKILKDLEVRISSLKQDKDKLESVLDVSHQQIEMFQEQPAHVNKIAYQQRLLQEDLVSIRAQISRLSTEMTQAWVDYSWLESSVEQLRAALQAHMNQSATPQQEKTEIKRELWRIEDVMAGLGASKANYKVTVESVQNPERKLVPCVSEPSVPSSSADVQPLPRTIVPNVFSQTLPHNFVPKWAEDAAPPRPPLPRLYDYEETPPAVPPLPKEASAVIRHTSVRGLKRQSDERKRDREGGHYVLNGDSKSDLRSFLSEPELPAITHQNTDMDYYYADHKSLSGASWLMANQSDTLSSFVTLRRCPGTTVDRERPRSALDCLSSEYLGGMAPTQRAGRMSAEEQLERMKRHQRALVRDRKRNLSQGERSGAPPPAPVLDWREERPRAEGQSDEGCKEREGPWVTAKATLIREADVEPLDYDYDIRRELCKPQKVSIPERYVETDPEEPLSPEEEEERSRRTERIRKLLSKSNVQNLQSASVDFSELDSVLQQQEKIMNVSRALASQASKKSKLVAAAAAAGQ, encoded by the exons TCATAACCACAGGAGCACCACCTTCTGTCATCCCGTGACCGGGCAGATTTCTCCAGAGAACGTGGATTTTATGCTGCAGGAACA GCTGCCGTGTTCTCGCATGATGTCCCAACCTGGCATCGAACAGCTCTCCAGCACCACCGTCAGTGACATCTCCACTGTCACCACCTCCTCCACCGTCGAAGCCGCCTACACTTCCAAG GGTTCTCGCTCCGGCGGAAGCAGGGTGCACAGTTTCGGCAAGCGAGAGCAAGCCATTAAGAGGAACCCAAATGTTCCTGTTGTGGTCCGAGGATGGCTCTATAAACAG GACAGCTCCGGGATGCGTCTTTGGAAGAGGAAGTGGTTCGTTTTGGCTGATTTTTGCCTCTTCTACTATAAAG ACAGCAGAGAGGAGGCGGTCCTCGGCAGCATTCCGCTTCCCAGCTATGTCATTTCACCCGTGGGACCAGAGGACCATATCAGCCGCAAGTATGCCTTCAAG GCGGAGCACACGGGCATGCGGACATACTACTTCAGCGCCGACACGCAGGAAGACATGAACACGTGGCTGAGGGCCATGAACCAGGCCGCCAACATCAGCGCCCCAATCCACTCTGGTAGCAG ACCAGTGGAACAGTCCAATCACTTCAACGTGATCCATCGTCAGACCCTCACACACACCAACCACGTCAACAACCACAAGGCACCAGAACCCCAAAGACCTGTGACGCATGAGGTTATGCTTGAGCACATCGATCAGGACCTGGACGACCGCTGCAGCTTCCACAAAGCCTCCCCTCTCACCGTGGAGATGGACACCCAAGGTTCCCTTCCCACCAACCCCCCATCCTCTGCCCCCCCACCGCCGGAAAACACGTCCTCGTCAGCATCAGAGTCCAGGGTGCCGGTTCGAGTGCTCTCGCGGTCTGCCTCCATGCTGCCCCAGGGTGCCACCTCCAGGAATGGCCTGGTTGAGATGCCTAGCCCGATTTTGGAGCCCAATGGGATCGCTGCGGGGACTTACCAGAGGGTCCCGGAAGCTCACCAGCAAATGAGGAGGAGAAGTACTCTGGAACAGGTGGAGCAGTGGGTCAAGGTGCAGAAAGCTGAGCAGAAAGG TCCACCGTCCCGAGACAACACTCTCCCTCGTCGAACGCCACCGTCCCAACCCAAGTTTAGCACCCTGGATGCACAGAAGACCCTGCCAAAGACCCCCTGCCACAGTCCTCCTCTGGCACGCCTGGGCGAGTACAAGTACGCCCAGGACCGCCTGAGCCACTTCCGCCTCACCCCTGAGCTGGGCGGTTCGGGTTCCAACACCGCTTTGCAACTGTACGAGTGGCAGCAGCGCCAACAGTACCGCCTCGGTAGCCCCACGGCGCCCGTCTACACGCCCGCACCGGAATACCCTTTTGGTGCCAGGCCGCCATCTGCTGTTCCTCCGTCCACCAAACACAAAGGACCGCCACGCTGCGTGTCTGTACCACCTTCTGTCGCAGATATCCCCCCTCCGGGGCCTCCACCGGGCACCATCAAGACCTTGTCGCCCGCTCGCCGCCCGCACACGCCGATTGACCGTGTGACAGTAAGACCGCTGGCTGATGCGTCAAGGGTGGACTCCCCGTTTGCCCTTTCGCCTCGCAGGACCAAGTCGCAGTTGCTCAAG GCGTCCACCATCGAGAGGCGCTCTCTGCCTCCATCCAACTACATCACCCACACGGTCAGTGCACCCAGCCTCCACGGCAAAACG GTGGATGACACGTACAAGCAGCTGAAGCAGGACCTGGAGTATCTGGACTTAAAG GTAGCTGGAAGTCAAGCATTAAAGGAGTTGGGGAAGCCCGTCAAGGTTGCAGAGAGTGATGTAGAT GTAAAACTGAGTCGTTTGTGTGAGCAAGACAAAATTTTGAAGGACTTGGAAGTGCGGATCAGCTCACTGAAGCAGGATAag GATAAGCTGGAGAGCGTGCTGGACGTGTCGCACCAACAGATTGAGATGTTCCAGGAGCAGCCGGCCCATGTGAACAAGATTGCGTACCAGCAGAGACTCTTGCAGGAAGACTTGGTCTCCATCAGGGCCCAGATTTCACGACTATCAACG GAAATGACACAAGCCTGGGTGGATTATAGTTGGCTGGAGAGTTCAGTGGAACAGCTGAGGGCAGCGCTCCAGGCCCACATGAACCAAAGTGCCACCCCGCAG CAAGAAAAGACGGAGATAAAGCGAGAGTTATGGAGGATCGAAGACGTGATGGCCGGACTTGGTGCCAGCAAAGCCAACTACAAAGTCACCGTCGAATCTGTGCAGAACCCAG AGAGGAAGTTAGTGCCTTGTGTGTCAGAGCCCAGCGTGCCTTCTTCCAGCGCCGACGTCCAGCCACTTCCTCGTACCATCGTCCCAAACGTTTTCTCACAAACGTTGCCTCACAACTTTGTGCCAAAGTGG GCAGAGGACGCCGCGCCGCCCCGACCTCCGCTCCCTCGCCTGTACGACTACGAGGAGACGCCACCTGCCGTGCCCCCGTTGCCCAAGGAAGCATCGGCGGTCATCCGCCACACGTCAGTGCGAGGCCTCAAGCGGCAGTCCGATGAGAGGAAGCGAGACCGAGAGGGCGGACACTATGTTCTCAATGGGGACTCTAAG AGTGATTTACGTTCGTTCCTGAGTGAACCCGAGCTGCCGGCCATCACTCACCAAAACACCGACATGGACTACTACTATGCCGACCATAAAA GTCTGTCGGGCGCGTCATGGCTGATGGCGAACCAGTCGGACACCCTGTCGTCCTTTGTAACATTGCGGAGATGCCCTGGCACCACTGTGGACAGG GAGCGACCCAGGAGTGCCCTGGATTGTTTGTCCTCCGAGTACCTGGGGGGCATGGCGCCTACCCAGCGTGCCGGTCGGATGAGCGCCGAGGAGCAGTTAGAGAGGATGAAGCGCCACCAGAGGGCGCTGGTGCGGGATCGCAAACGGAATCTCAGCCAGGGCGAGCGGTCCGGCGCTCCGCCACCTGCCCCC GTGCTTGATTGGCGGGAAGAGCGTCCCAGGGCCGAAGGTCAAAGCGATGAAGGGTGCAAAGAGAGAGAAGGTCCGTGGGTGACGGCCAAAGCCACTCTGATCCGAGAAGCGGACGTGGAGCCTCTAGACTACGACTATGACATCAGAAGAGAG CTCTGCAAGCCGCAGAAGGTTTCCATCCCGGAGCGTTACGTGGAGACGGATCCGGAGGAGCCGCTGAGCcccgaagaagaagaggagcgaAGTCGGCGCACGGAACGGATCAGGAAACTTCTCAGCAAGTCCAA TGTTCAGAATTTGCAGTCGGCATCCGTGGACTTTAGTGAGCTTGATTCAGTTCTCCAACAGCAGGAGAAGATCATGAACGTGTCGCGGGCCCTCGCTTCACAGGCATCAAAGAAGAGCAAACTGGTAGCAG CTGCAGCTGCTGCTGGCCAGTGA
- the LOC144071546 gene encoding pleckstrin homology domain-containing family A member 7-like isoform X7: MLQEQLPCSRMMSQPGIEQLSSTTVSDISTVTTSSTVEAAYTSKGSRSGGSRVHSFGKREQAIKRNPNVPVVVRGWLYKQDSSGMRLWKRKWFVLADFCLFYYKDSREEAVLGSIPLPSYVISPVGPEDHISRKYAFKAGHTGMRSYIYKHSSVIGSQAEHTGMRTYYFSADTQEDMNTWLRAMNQAANISAPIHSGSRPVEQSNHFNVIHRQTLTHTNHVNNHKAPEPQRPVTHEVMLEHIDQDLDDRCSFHKASPLTVEMDTQGSLPTNPPSSAPPPPENTSSSASESRVPVRVLSRSASMLPQGATSRNGLVEMPSPILEPNGIAAGTYQRVPEAHQQMRRRSTLEQVEQWVKVQKAEQKGPPSRDNTLPRRTPPSQPKFSTLDAQKTLPKTPCHSPPLARLGEYKYAQDRLSHFRLTPELGGSGSNTALQLYEWQQRQQYRLGSPTAPVYTPAPEYPFGARPPSAVPPSTKHKGPPRCVSVPPSVADIPPPGPPPGTIKTLSPARRPHTPIDRVTVRPLADASRVDSPFALSPRRTKSQLLKASTIERRSLPPSNYITHTVSAPSLHGKTPDELTLLLIQLRRQQAKMAATRQHTLAQLERYGLSGASPFLAAGCSPTLTQLSLLGNTQVDDTYKQLKQDLEYLDLKVAGSQALKELGKPVKVAESDVDVKLSRLCEQDKILKDLEVRISSLKQDKDKLESVLDVSHQQIEMFQEQPAHVNKIAYQQRLLQEDLVSIRAQISRLSTEMTQAWVDYSWLESSVEQLRAALQAHMNQSATPQQEKTEIKRELWRIEDVMAGLGASKANYKVTVESVQNPERKLVPCVSEPSVPSSSADVQPLPRTIVPNVFSQTLPHNFVPKWAEDAAPPRPPLPRLYDYEETPPAVPPLPKEASAVIRHTSVRGLKRQSDERKRDREGGHYVLNGDSKSDLRSFLSEPELPAITHQNTDMDYYYADHKSLSGASWLMANQSDTLSSFVTLRRCPGTTVDRERPRSALDCLSSEYLGGMAPTQRAGRMSAEEQLERMKRHQRALVRDRKRNLSQGERSGAPPPAPVLDWREERPRAEGQSDEGCKEREGPWVTAKATLIREADVEPLDYDYDIRRELCKPQKVSIPERYVETDPEEPLSPEEEEERSRRTERIRKLLSKSNVQNLQSASVDFSELDSVLQQQEKIMNVSRALASQASKKSKLVAAAAAAGQ; the protein is encoded by the exons ATGCTGCAGGAACA GCTGCCGTGTTCTCGCATGATGTCCCAACCTGGCATCGAACAGCTCTCCAGCACCACCGTCAGTGACATCTCCACTGTCACCACCTCCTCCACCGTCGAAGCCGCCTACACTTCCAAG GGTTCTCGCTCCGGCGGAAGCAGGGTGCACAGTTTCGGCAAGCGAGAGCAAGCCATTAAGAGGAACCCAAATGTTCCTGTTGTGGTCCGAGGATGGCTCTATAAACAG GACAGCTCCGGGATGCGTCTTTGGAAGAGGAAGTGGTTCGTTTTGGCTGATTTTTGCCTCTTCTACTATAAAG ACAGCAGAGAGGAGGCGGTCCTCGGCAGCATTCCGCTTCCCAGCTATGTCATTTCACCCGTGGGACCAGAGGACCATATCAGCCGCAAGTATGCCTTCAAG GCCGGCCACACGGGCATGCGCTCGTACATTTACAAACACAGCTCTGTGATTGGCTCTCAGGCGGAGCACACGGGCATGCGGACATACTACTTCAGCGCCGACACGCAGGAAGACATGAACACGTGGCTGAGGGCCATGAACCAGGCCGCCAACATCAGCGCCCCAATCCACTCTGGTAGCAG ACCAGTGGAACAGTCCAATCACTTCAACGTGATCCATCGTCAGACCCTCACACACACCAACCACGTCAACAACCACAAGGCACCAGAACCCCAAAGACCTGTGACGCATGAGGTTATGCTTGAGCACATCGATCAGGACCTGGACGACCGCTGCAGCTTCCACAAAGCCTCCCCTCTCACCGTGGAGATGGACACCCAAGGTTCCCTTCCCACCAACCCCCCATCCTCTGCCCCCCCACCGCCGGAAAACACGTCCTCGTCAGCATCAGAGTCCAGGGTGCCGGTTCGAGTGCTCTCGCGGTCTGCCTCCATGCTGCCCCAGGGTGCCACCTCCAGGAATGGCCTGGTTGAGATGCCTAGCCCGATTTTGGAGCCCAATGGGATCGCTGCGGGGACTTACCAGAGGGTCCCGGAAGCTCACCAGCAAATGAGGAGGAGAAGTACTCTGGAACAGGTGGAGCAGTGGGTCAAGGTGCAGAAAGCTGAGCAGAAAGG TCCACCGTCCCGAGACAACACTCTCCCTCGTCGAACGCCACCGTCCCAACCCAAGTTTAGCACCCTGGATGCACAGAAGACCCTGCCAAAGACCCCCTGCCACAGTCCTCCTCTGGCACGCCTGGGCGAGTACAAGTACGCCCAGGACCGCCTGAGCCACTTCCGCCTCACCCCTGAGCTGGGCGGTTCGGGTTCCAACACCGCTTTGCAACTGTACGAGTGGCAGCAGCGCCAACAGTACCGCCTCGGTAGCCCCACGGCGCCCGTCTACACGCCCGCACCGGAATACCCTTTTGGTGCCAGGCCGCCATCTGCTGTTCCTCCGTCCACCAAACACAAAGGACCGCCACGCTGCGTGTCTGTACCACCTTCTGTCGCAGATATCCCCCCTCCGGGGCCTCCACCGGGCACCATCAAGACCTTGTCGCCCGCTCGCCGCCCGCACACGCCGATTGACCGTGTGACAGTAAGACCGCTGGCTGATGCGTCAAGGGTGGACTCCCCGTTTGCCCTTTCGCCTCGCAGGACCAAGTCGCAGTTGCTCAAG GCGTCCACCATCGAGAGGCGCTCTCTGCCTCCATCCAACTACATCACCCACACGGTCAGTGCACCCAGCCTCCACGGCAAAACG CCCGATGAGCTCACCCTGCTCCTCATTCAGCTGCGCCGCCAACAGGCCAAGATGGCGGCAACCCGCCAGCACACACTAGCGCAGCTTGAGCGCTATGGGTTGTCAGGCGCCAGCCCGTTCCTCGCCGCCGGCTGCTCACCTACTCTAACCCAGCTCAGTCTGTTGGGCAACACTCAG GTGGATGACACGTACAAGCAGCTGAAGCAGGACCTGGAGTATCTGGACTTAAAG GTAGCTGGAAGTCAAGCATTAAAGGAGTTGGGGAAGCCCGTCAAGGTTGCAGAGAGTGATGTAGAT GTAAAACTGAGTCGTTTGTGTGAGCAAGACAAAATTTTGAAGGACTTGGAAGTGCGGATCAGCTCACTGAAGCAGGATAag GATAAGCTGGAGAGCGTGCTGGACGTGTCGCACCAACAGATTGAGATGTTCCAGGAGCAGCCGGCCCATGTGAACAAGATTGCGTACCAGCAGAGACTCTTGCAGGAAGACTTGGTCTCCATCAGGGCCCAGATTTCACGACTATCAACG GAAATGACACAAGCCTGGGTGGATTATAGTTGGCTGGAGAGTTCAGTGGAACAGCTGAGGGCAGCGCTCCAGGCCCACATGAACCAAAGTGCCACCCCGCAG CAAGAAAAGACGGAGATAAAGCGAGAGTTATGGAGGATCGAAGACGTGATGGCCGGACTTGGTGCCAGCAAAGCCAACTACAAAGTCACCGTCGAATCTGTGCAGAACCCAG AGAGGAAGTTAGTGCCTTGTGTGTCAGAGCCCAGCGTGCCTTCTTCCAGCGCCGACGTCCAGCCACTTCCTCGTACCATCGTCCCAAACGTTTTCTCACAAACGTTGCCTCACAACTTTGTGCCAAAGTGG GCAGAGGACGCCGCGCCGCCCCGACCTCCGCTCCCTCGCCTGTACGACTACGAGGAGACGCCACCTGCCGTGCCCCCGTTGCCCAAGGAAGCATCGGCGGTCATCCGCCACACGTCAGTGCGAGGCCTCAAGCGGCAGTCCGATGAGAGGAAGCGAGACCGAGAGGGCGGACACTATGTTCTCAATGGGGACTCTAAG AGTGATTTACGTTCGTTCCTGAGTGAACCCGAGCTGCCGGCCATCACTCACCAAAACACCGACATGGACTACTACTATGCCGACCATAAAA GTCTGTCGGGCGCGTCATGGCTGATGGCGAACCAGTCGGACACCCTGTCGTCCTTTGTAACATTGCGGAGATGCCCTGGCACCACTGTGGACAGG GAGCGACCCAGGAGTGCCCTGGATTGTTTGTCCTCCGAGTACCTGGGGGGCATGGCGCCTACCCAGCGTGCCGGTCGGATGAGCGCCGAGGAGCAGTTAGAGAGGATGAAGCGCCACCAGAGGGCGCTGGTGCGGGATCGCAAACGGAATCTCAGCCAGGGCGAGCGGTCCGGCGCTCCGCCACCTGCCCCC GTGCTTGATTGGCGGGAAGAGCGTCCCAGGGCCGAAGGTCAAAGCGATGAAGGGTGCAAAGAGAGAGAAGGTCCGTGGGTGACGGCCAAAGCCACTCTGATCCGAGAAGCGGACGTGGAGCCTCTAGACTACGACTATGACATCAGAAGAGAG CTCTGCAAGCCGCAGAAGGTTTCCATCCCGGAGCGTTACGTGGAGACGGATCCGGAGGAGCCGCTGAGCcccgaagaagaagaggagcgaAGTCGGCGCACGGAACGGATCAGGAAACTTCTCAGCAAGTCCAA TGTTCAGAATTTGCAGTCGGCATCCGTGGACTTTAGTGAGCTTGATTCAGTTCTCCAACAGCAGGAGAAGATCATGAACGTGTCGCGGGCCCTCGCTTCACAGGCATCAAAGAAGAGCAAACTGGTAGCAG CTGCAGCTGCTGCTGGCCAGTGA